The Vicia villosa cultivar HV-30 ecotype Madison, WI linkage group LG1, Vvil1.0, whole genome shotgun sequence genome includes a region encoding these proteins:
- the LOC131643277 gene encoding uncharacterized protein LOC131643277: MIRGKGYDGASNMRGEFNGLKLKILDENPYAFYVHCYSHHLQLVVVYVVNSFSSIHDFFEIESGEISQGKGLHQSSSLARPRDTRWGSHYTTLIRLDEIWSSVLDVLSIVDEDGPSQAAGLIEKMESFKFAFILKIMLKLFGITNELLKILQTKDLNIVLSMELVDDVKARLATLRESSWDDFFIDVQEFCVAQSILVQNMDEEILVRGRSRREGRTVTNLHHYCAEIFYVSIDKICVEMDHRFSEGSNVVLDCFSCLDPKNFFSKFDVDKIACLANTYRADFSDYDRGTIRDQLETYVHQVKIHATFTSCEDVQSLAKKIVQIEKHLHTLKNLFQQ; this comes from the exons ATGATACGAGGGAAAGGATATGATGGAGCTTCAAATATGAGAGGTGAATTTAATGGTTTAAAATTAAAGATTCTAGATGAAAACCCTTATGCTTTCTATGTCCATTGTTATTCTCACCATTTACAATTGGTGGTTGTGTATGTTGTTAATAGTTTCTCATCTATTCATGATTTCTTTGA AATTGAGAGTGGTGAGATATCTCAAGGAAAGGGCTTGCATCAATCATCTAGTCTCGCTAGACCCAGGGATACTAGATGGGGTTCACATTATACTACCTTAATTCGTTTGGATGAGATATGGTCCTCCGTGTTAgatgtgcttagtattgttgatgaagatggaccATCTCAAGCGGCAGGTTTGATAGAAAAAATGGAAAGCTTTAAATTTGCTTTCATTTTAAAGATTATGTTAAAGTTGTTCGGTATCACAAATGAACTTTTaaaaatcttgcaaacaaaagatcttAATATTGTGCTTTCTATGGAATTAGTTGATGATGTTAAAGCTCGGTTGGCTACATTGAGAGAGAGTAGTTGGGATGATTTCTTTATTGATGTCCAAGAATTTTGTGTTGCTCAAAGTATTCTGGTGCAAAATATGGATGAAGAAATACTTGTTCGAGGTCGTTCAAGAAGAGAAGGGAGGACTGTCACTAATCTTCACCATTACTGTGCAGAGATTTTTTATGTTTCTATTGATAAAATATGTGTGGAGATGGATCACCGATTTAGTGAAGGAAGTAACGTTGTTTTGGATTGCTTCTCATGTCTTGACCCGAAGAACTTtttttccaagtttgatgttgataagATTGCTTGTCTTGCTAATACTTATCGTGCTGACTTTTCTGATTATGATCGTGGAACAATAAGGGATCAACTTGAGACTTATGTACATCAAGTGAAAATACATGCAACCTTTACTTcttgtgaagatgttcaaagtttggctaAGAAGATAGTTCAAATTGAGAAACATTTG CATACGTTGAAAAacctttttcagcaatga